One window of Aricia agestis chromosome 20, ilAriAges1.1, whole genome shotgun sequence genomic DNA carries:
- the LOC121737403 gene encoding protein app1-like, protein MLQNIEGKALAGVKKTFQFQLVPFKHFSVFLEHISPFGKFELKHSLEKRDTVEEPIANEIPVAVEEKKVVLTSVVAPPVEVAPPPEPVPVPEKKTEVVPFVIELAPKVEVPAVPELVKEPVPVVPKVPVMYTDITQLPLYNFAYPKPIPIEVPYPIHIEVPVKPEPVAAVPVEPVVPAEPVSVEPVAAPVEPVPVPVFTEPPVAEVPVKPEVVEVKPVAPPLPNYLIKGSRLIIFFGSKILQMLSQFVDGKSFAEFTLPPPPPLPALAKKK, encoded by the exons ATGTTACAAAACATAGAGGGTAAAGCGCTGGCTGGAGTGAAGAAGACGTTTCAATTCCAACTTGTGCCATTTAAGCATTTCTCCGTATTCCTGGAACATATCTCTCCATTTGGGAAATTTGAGCTGAAACATTCTCTGGAGAAACGGGACACGGTGGAAGAACCCATCGCGAATGAAATACCCGTTGCTGTGGAGGAGAAGAAAGTTGTTCTTACTAGTGTTGTTG CACCCCCAGTCGAAGTGGCGCCCCCACCAGAACCGGTACCGGTACCAGAGAAAAAAACAGAAGTTGTCCCGTTCGTGATCGAGCTAGCACCAAAAGTGGAGGTTCCTGCGGTACCCGAACTGGTCAAGGAACCGGTACCCGTGGTACCGAAAGTTCCAGTCATGTATACCGACATTACACAGCTGCCTCTATACAACTTCGCGTATCCCAAACCAATCCCCATCGAAGTTCCTTATCCAATACACATAGAGGTTCCCGTGAAACCTGAACCGGTTGCTGCGGTTCCTGTCGAACCTGTGGTTCCAGCAGAACCGGTTTCCGTAGAACCAGTTGCAGCACCAGTCGAGCCAGTTCCGGTACCGGTCTTCACTGAACCACCGGTTGCGGAAGTTCCGGTTAAGCCTGAGGTGGTGGAAGTGAAACCAGTCGCTCCACCGCTACCCAACTATTTGATCAAAGGTTCCCGTCTCATCATATTTTTTGGCTCCAAGATCCTGCAAATGCTGTCGCAGTTCGTCGATGGCAAGTCATTTGCTGAGTTCACACTACCTCCCCCACCTCCGTTACCGGCACTAgcgaagaagaaataa
- the LOC121737404 gene encoding glycine-rich cell wall structural protein-like, which produces MMYKVFVVVVVLAAAMSTVSAQIGGGRGGGGFGGQSGGYGGQGGGYGGQGGGYGGQGGGYGGQGGGYGGRGGGYGGRGGGYGGQGGGFGGRGGGQGGFGQRGFGQNGGFGQGGFGQGGQGGYGQGQGGFGGGFGPGGGFGRR; this is translated from the exons ATGATGTACAAA GTATTCGTCGTTGTGGTCGTTTTAGCCGCCGCCATGTCCACGGTGTCTGCTCAAATAGGCGGCGGACGAGGGGGCGGGGGCTTCGGTGGGCAGAGTGGAGGCTACGGCGGACAGGGCGGAGGCTATGGCGGGCAGGGCGGAGGCTATGGCGGGCAGGGCGGGGGCTACGGCGGGCAGGGCGGAGGCTACGGCGGACGGGGCGGAGGCTACGGCGGACGGGGCGGAGGCTATGGCGGGCAGGGCGGGGGCTTCGGCGGGCGCGGAGGAGGACAAGGAGGATTCGGCCAGCGAGGATTTGGTCAAAACGGTGGATTCGGTCAAGGAGGTTTCGGCCAGGGCGGACAGGGTGGTTACGGCCAAGGACAGGGCGGTTTCGGCGGTGGATTTGGACCTGGTGGCGGTTTCGGAAGACGCTAA